The Sebastes umbrosus isolate fSebUmb1 chromosome 4, fSebUmb1.pri, whole genome shotgun sequence genome has a window encoding:
- the LOC119486460 gene encoding myosin heavy chain, fast skeletal muscle-like, protein MSTDAEMAQYGKAAIYLRKPEKERIEAQTAPFDAKSACYVADAKELYLKGTIIKKDGDKVTVKVITTQEEKTVKEADVSPMNPPKYDKIEDMAMMTHLNEASVLYNLKERYAAWMIYTYSGLFCATVNPYKWLPVYDAECVAAYRGKKRMEAPPHIFSVSDNAYQFMATDRENQSVLITGESGAGKTVNTKRVIQYFATISVEGAKKRDTSKGSLEDQIIAANPLLEAYGNAKTVRNDNSSRFGKFIRIHFGATGKLASADIETYLLEKSRVTFQLPDERGYHIFYQMMTAHIPELIDLALITTNPYDFPMCSMGQITVASIDDKVELEATDNAIDILGFTNEEKTSIYKNTGAVLHHGSMKFKQKQREEQAEPDGTEEADKVAYLLGLNSADMLKALCYPRVKVGNEYVTKGQTVPQVNNSVTALAKSIYEKMFLWMVIRINQMLDTKQARQFYIGVLDIAGFEIFDFNTLEQLCINFTNEKLQQFFNHTMFVLEQEEYKKEGIIWEFIDFGMDLAACIELIEKPMGIFSILEEECMFPKATDTSFKNKLYDQHLGKNKAFEKPKPAKGKVEGHFSLVHYAGTVDYNISGWLDKNKDPLNESVIQLYQKSSVKLLPVLYPPVVEEASKKGGKKKGGSMQTVSSQFRENLGKLMTNLRATHPHFVRCLIPNESKTPGLMENFLVIHQLRCNGVLEGIRICRKGFPSRIIYADFKQRYKVLNASVIPDGQFIDNKKASEKLLGSIDVPHDEYKFGHTKVFFKAGLLGTLEEMRDEKLSSLVTMTQALCRGYLMRKEYVKMTERREAIYTIQYNVRSFMNVKHWPWMKVYYKIKPLLKSAETEKELANMKENYDKMKTDLAAALAKKKELEEKMVSILQEKNDLQLQVASEGENLSDAEERCEGLIKSKIQMEAKLKETTERLEDEEEINAELTAKKRKLEDECSELKKDIDDLELTLAKVEKEKHATENKVKNLTEEMASQDESIAKLTKEKKALQEAHQQTLDDLQAEEDKVNTLTKAKTKLEQQVDDLEGSLEQEKKLRMDLERAKRKLEGDLKLAQESVMDLENDKQQSDEKLKKKDFEISQLLSKIEDEQSMGAQLQKKIKELQARIEELEEEIEAERAARAKVEKQRADLSRELEEISERLEEAGGATAAQIEMNKKREAEFQKLRRDLEESTLQHEATAAALRKKQADSVAELGEQIDNLQRVKQKLEKEKSEYKMEIDDLSSNMENVAKAKGNLEKMCRTLEDQFSELKTKNDENVRQINDSNAQKARLLTENGEFGRQIEEKEALVSQLTRGKQAYTQQIEELKRTTEEEVKAKNALAHGLQSARHDCDLLREQFEEEQEAKAELQRGMSKANSEVAQWRSKYETDAIQRTEELEESKKKLAQRLQEAEEQIEAVNSKCASLEKTKQRLQSEVEDLMIDVERANGLAANLDKKQRNFDKVLAEWKQKYEEGQAELEGAQKEARSLSTELFKMKNSYEETLDQLETMKRENKNLQQEISDLTEQIGETGKSIHELEKSKKQVETEKSEIQTALEEAEGTLEHEESKILRVQLELNQIKGEVDRKLAEKDEEMEQIKRNSQRVIDAMQSNLDSEVRSRNDALRIKKKMEGDLNEMEIQLSHASRQAAESQKQLRNVQAQLKDAQLHLDDAVRAQEDFKEQAAMVDRRNGLMLAEIEELRAALEQTERSRKIAEQELVDASERVGLLHSQNTSLLNTKKKLESDLVQVQGEVDDTVQEARNAEEKAKKAITDAAMMAEELKKEQDTSAHLERMKKNLEVAVKDLQHRLDEAENLAMKGGKKQLQKLESRVRELEAEVEAEQRRGADAVKGVRKYERRVKELTYQTEEDKKNVTRLQDLVDKLQLKVKAYKRQSEEAEEQANTHLSKCRKVQHELEEAEERADIAESQVNKLRAKSRDSGKGKEAAE, encoded by the exons ATGAGTACGGATGCGGAGATGGCCCAATATGGCAAGGCTGCCATTTACCTTCGTAAACCAGAGAAGGAGAGGATTGAGGCTCAAACTGCACCATTTGATGCCAAAAGTGCCTGCTACGTGGCCGATGCCAAGGAGCTGTACTTGAAGGGAACGATCATCAAGAAAGATGGTGACAAAGTCACCGTCAAAGTCATTACCACTCAGGAG GAAAAGACAGTTAAAGAAGCTGACGTCTCTCCAATGAACCCTCCAAAGTATGACAAGATTGAGGACATGGCCATGATGACCCATCTCAATGAAGCCTCTGTACTGTATAACCTCAAAGAGCGTTATGCAGCATGGATGATCTAC ACCTACTCTGGGTTGTTCTGTGCCACTGTGAACCCCTACAAGTGGCTCCCAGTGTACGATGCTGAATGTGTAGCTGCCTATAGAGGCAAGAAGCGTATGGAGGCTCCACCCCACatcttctctgtctctgacaACGCTTATCAGTTCATGGCGACTG ATAGGGAGAACCAGTCTGTCTTGATCAC TGGAGAGTCTGGTGCTGGAAAGACTGTGAACACCAAGCGTGTCATCCAGTACTTTGCAACAATCTCAGTTGAGGGGGCCAAGAAGAGGGACACTTCAAAG GGGTCACTGGAAGATCAGATTATTGCAGCCAATCCCCTGCTGGAGGCCTATGGTAACGCCAAAACTGTGAGGAATGACAACTCTTCTCGTTTT GGTAAATTCATCAGAATCCATTTCGGCGCAACTGGCAAACTGGCTAGTGCTGATATTGAGACAT ATCTGCTGGAGAAGTCTAGAGTGACATTCCAGCTTCCTGATGAGAGGGGCTACCACATCTTCTATCAGATGATGACCGCCCACATACCGGAGCTGATTG ATTTGGCACTCATCACAACCAACCCCTACGACTTCCCAATGTGCAGCATGGGTCAGATCACTGTGGCCAGCATTGATGACAAAGTTGAGCTGGAAGCCACTGAT AATGCTATTGATATCCTGGGCTTCACTAATGAAGAGAAGACGAGCATCTACAAGAATACTGGTGCTGTCCTCCACCATGGTAGCATGAAGTTCAAGCAGAAGCAGCGTGAGGAGCAGGCTGAGCCAGACGGCACAGAGG AGGCTGACAAGGTTGCTTACTTGCTGGGTCTGAACTCGGCTGACatgctgaaggctctgtgcTATCCCAGAGTGAAAGTCGGAAATGAGTATGTCACCAAGGGACAGACTGTACCTCAG gtGAATAACTCAGTGACTGCCCTCGCCAAGTCTATCTATGAGAAGATGTTCTTGTGGATGGTCATCCGTATCAACCAGATGTTGGACACTAAACAGGCGAGGCAGTTCTACATCGGTGTCCTGGATATCGCTGGCTTTGAAATCTTTGAT TTCAACACACTGGAGCAGCTGTGCATCAACTTCACCAATGAGAAACTGCAACAGTTTTTCAACCACACCATGTTTGTCCTGGAGCAAGAGGAGTACAAGAAGGAGGGTATTATCTGGGAGTTCATTGACTTTGGCATGGACTTGGCTGCCTGCATCGAGCTGATTGAAAAG CCCATGGGTATCTTCTCCATCCTTGAAGAGGAGTGCATGTTCCCCAAGGCCACAGACACATCCTTCAAGAACAAGCTGTATGACCAGCATCTTggcaaaaacaaagcatttgagaAGCCAAAGCCCGCCAAAGGCAAGGTTGAGGGCCACTTCTCCCTGGTGCACTATGCTGGTACCGTGGACTACAATATCTCTGGCTGGCTGGACAAGAACAAGGATCCACTGAATGAGTCTGTCATTCAGCTGTACCAGAAGTCATCAGTGAAACTGCTGCCTGTTCTGTATCCTCCTGTTGTTGAGG AGGCTTCCAAGAAGGGAGGCAAGAAGAAGGGTGGTTCTATGCAGACTGTGTCTTCACAGTTTAGG GAGAACTTGGGCAAGCTGATGACTAACTTGAGGGCCACCCATCCTCACTTTGTGCGCTGCCTGATTCCCAATGAGTCAAAGACTCCAG GTCTCATGGAGAACTTCCTGGTTATCCACCAGCTCAGGTGTAACGGTGTGCTGGAGGGTATCAGAATCTGCAGAAAAGGTTTCCCCAGCAGAATCATCTATGCTGACTTCAAACAGAG GTACAAGGTACTGAATGCCAGTGTCATCCCTGACGGACAGTTCATTGACAACAAGAAGGCTTCAGAGAAGCTGCTTGGGTCAATTGATGTTCCTCATGATGAGTACAAATTCGGACACACCAAG GTGTTCTTCAAGGCCGGTCTGCTGGGTACCCTTGAAGAAATGAgggatgaaaaactgtcatctctGGTCACCATGACTCAGGCTTTGTGCCGTGGTTACCTCATGAGAAAGGAATATGTGAAGATGACAGAGAGGAG GGAAGCCATATATACCATCCAGTACAATGTCCGCTCATTCATGAATGTGAAACACTGGCCATGGATGAAGGTGTACTACAAGATCAAGCCTCTGCTGAAGAGTGCTGAAACTGAGAAGGAGCTGGCAAATATGAAGGAGAACTATGATAAGATGAAAACTGACTTGGCTGCTGCCCTGGCAAAGAAGAAGGAACTGGAGGAGAAGATGGTGTCCATTCTGCAGGAGAAGAATGATCTGCAGCTGCAAGTCGCATCT GAAGGAGAGAATCTGTCAGACGCTGAGGAGAGATGTGAGGGACTTATAAAGAGTAAGATCCAGATGGAGGCCAAACTCAAAGAGACAACTGAGAGactggaggatgaagaggaaatcAATGCTGAGCTCACTGCCAAGAAGAGAAAGCTGGAGGATGAATGCTCTGAGCTCAAGAAGGATATTGATGACCTAGAGCTTACCTTGGCCAAAGTGGAGAAGGAGAAACATGCCACTGAGAACAAG GTGAAGAACCTGACCGAGGAGATGGCCTCTCAGGATGAGAGCATTGCTAAGCTGACAAAGGAAAAGAAAGCCCTTCAGGAGGCTCATCAGCAGACTCTTGATGACCTGCAGGCTGAGGAAGACAAAGTCAATACTCTGACCAAGGCCAAGACCAAGCTTGAGCAGCAAGTGGATGAT CTTGAAGGTTCTCTGGAGCAAGAAAAGAAGCTGCGTATGGACCTTGAGAGAGCCAAGAGGAAGCTTGAGGGTGATCTGAAACTGGCCCAGGAATCCGTCATGGATCTTGAAAATGACAAGCAGCAGTCTGATGAGAAACTTAAAAA GAAGGACTTTGAAATCAGTCAGCTCCTTAGCAAGATTGAAGATGAGCAGTCAATGGGTGCTCAGCTTCAGAAGAAGATCAAGGAGCTTCAG GCTCGTATTGAGGAACTGGAGGAGGAGATTGAGGCTGAGCGCGCTGCTCGTGCCAAGGTTGAGAAGCAGAGAGCTGACCTCTCCAGGGAACTTGAGGAGATCAGTGAGAGGCTGGAGGAGGCCGGTGGTGCCACTGCTGCTCAGATTGAGATGAACAAGAAGCGTGAGGCTGAGTTCCAGAAGCTCCGTCGTGACCTTGAGGAATCCACTCTGCAGCATGaagccactgctgctgctcttcgcaAGAAGCAGGCTGACAGCGTTGCTGAGCTGGGAGAGCAGATTGACAACCTCCAGCGTGTTAAGCAGAAGCTTGAGAAGGAAAAGAGTGAATACAAGATGGAGATTGATGACCTCTCCAGCAACATGGAGAACGTTGCTAAAGCAAAG GGAAATCTTGAAAAGATGTGCCGTACTCTTGAGGACCAATTTAGCGAACTGAAGACCAAGAATGATGAAAATGTCCGTCAAATCAATGACTCAAATGCACAGAAAGCACGTCTCCTGACAGAAAATG GTGAGTTCGGCCGTCAAATTGAAGAGAAAGAAGCTCTCGTCTCCCAGCTGACCAGAGGCAAACAGGCCTACACACAGCAGAttgaggagctgaagagaacGACTGAAGAGGAGGTTAAG GCCAAGAATGCTCTTGCCCATGGACTGCAATCAGCTCGCCATGACTGTGATCTGCTGAGGGAGCAGTttgaggaagagcaggaggccAAAGCTGAACTGCAGCGTGGAATGTCTAAGGCCAACAGCGAGGTGGCTCAGTGGAGATCTAAGTATGAAACTGATGCTATCCAGCGCACTGAGGAGCTTGAGGAATCCAA GAAAAAGCTGGCCCAGCGCCTTCAGGAGGCTGAGGAACAGATTGAGGCAGTGAATTCCAAGTGTGCTTCTCTTGAGAAAACCAAACAGAGGCTCCAGAGTGAGGTGGAGGACCTCATGATTGATGTGGAGAGGGCCAATGGTCTGGCTGCCAACCTGGACAAGAAGCAGAGAAACTTTGACAAG GTGTTGGCAGAGTGGAAACAGAAGTACGAGGAGGGTCAGGCAGAGCTTGAGGGAGCACAGAAGGAGGCTCGTTCTCTCAGCACTGAGCTGTTCAAGATGAAGAACTCTTATGAGGAAACTCTGGATCAGCTGGAGACCATGAAGCGTGAAAACAAGAACCTGCAAC AGGAGATCTCAGATCTGACTGAACAAATTGGCGAGACTGGCAAGAGCATCCATGAGCTGGAGAAGTCCAAGAagcaggtggagacagagaagTCTGAGATCCAGACAGCTCTTGAAGAGGCTGAG GGAACTCTGGAACACGAAGAGTCTAAGATCCTGCGTGTCCAACTGGAGCTCAACCAGATTAAGGGTGAGGTGGacaggaagctggcagagaaAGATGAGGAGATGGAGCAGATCAAGAGGAACAGCCAGAGGGTGATTGACGCCATGCAGAGCAATCTGGATTCTGAGGTCAGGAGCAGGAACGATGCCCTGAGAatcaagaagaagatggagggagACCTGAATGAGATGGAGATTCAGCTGAGCCACGCCAGTCGCCAGGCAGCTGAGTCCCAGAAGCAGCTGAGGAATGTTCAAGCACAGCTGAAG GATGCACAACTGCATCTTGATGATGCTGTCAGAGCCCAGGAAGACTTCAAGGAACAAGCTGCTATGGTGGATCGCAGGAACGGTCTCATGTTGGCTGAAATTGAGGAACTTAGAGCTGCTCtggaacagacagagagaagccGCAAGATCGCTGAGCAGGAGCTTGTGGACGCCAGTGAGCGTGTTGGACTTCTGCACTCTCAG AACACAAGCCTTCTGAACACCAAGAAGAAGCTTGAGTCTGACCTGGTCCAGGTCCAGGGTGAAGTGGATGACACTGTTCAGGAAGCAAGAAATGCAGAGGAGAAGGCCAAGAAGGCCATCACTGAT GCTGCTATGATGGCtgaggagctgaagaaggagcAGGATACTAGCGCTCACctggagaggatgaagaagaaccTGGAGGTCGCTGTTAAGGACCTACAGCACCGCCTGGATGAGGCTGAGAACCTGGCCATGAAGGGTGGCAAGAAGCAGCTCCAAAAACTTGAGTCTAGG GTGCGTGAGCTGGAGGCAGAGGTTGAAGCTGAGCAGAGACGTGGAGCTGATGCTGTCAAGGGTGTCCGCAAATATGAGAGGAGGGTGAAGGAGCTCACCTATCAG ACTGAAGAGGACAAGAAAAACGTTACCAGGCTGCAGGATCTGGTTGACAAGTTGCAGCTCAAAGTGAAGGCCTACAAGAGGCAGTCTGAGGAGGCG GAGGAGCAGGCCAACACTCATCTGTCCAAGTGCAGGAAGGTCCAGCATGAGCTGGAGGAGGCCGAGGAGCGTGCTGACATTGCAGAGTCACAGGTCAACAAGCTGAGAGCCAAGAGCCGTGACTCTGGCAAG gGAAAAGAGGCAGCTGAGTAA